From Paenibacillus sp. V4I7, one genomic window encodes:
- a CDS encoding LysM domain-containing protein, with amino-acid sequence MTYVVQPGDTLWSIAARFGTTVQAIMQANQLTDPNFVYAGLRLFIPVPGPGPGPGPIYPPGPPADRELERRVTRLEREVTRLNNQVERLDRRVDRLERP; translated from the coding sequence ATGACTTATGTTGTTCAACCCGGCGATACCTTATGGTCCATAGCAGCAAGATTCGGCACAACGGTTCAAGCTATTATGCAAGCAAACCAGCTCACAGATCCTAACTTCGTTTATGCCGGCTTAAGACTATTTATCCCTGTACCTGGTCCTGGTCCTGGCCCGGGACCAATATATCCGCCGGGCCCACCTGCAGATCGTGAGCTGGAAAGAAGAGTTACACGGTTGGAACGTGAGGTTACAAGGCTGAACAATCAGGTCGAACGTCTCGACAGACGGGTAGACCGGCTGGAACGCCCTTGA
- a CDS encoding type II toxin-antitoxin system HicA family toxin, with the protein MQITRFKKSTSIIVGILILILLIAAIYSYFKLYLPDLPLDGVTKRQAYEKIFNSHNAIVFLADQGDYNWYIYNGPQKEGGTELIKRMKTLGFIFIEQMGSGYIFSKENTQDKIVVTSQQWTNKYVLYKAPYEVKLTSAARLQ; encoded by the coding sequence ATGCAGATCACAAGGTTTAAGAAATCAACATCAATCATTGTTGGCATATTAATTTTAATACTGTTGATTGCCGCAATTTATTCTTACTTTAAGTTGTACTTACCTGATCTACCATTGGATGGTGTTACCAAAAGACAAGCATACGAGAAAATCTTTAATAGTCACAATGCCATTGTGTTTTTAGCCGATCAAGGAGACTACAATTGGTATATTTATAATGGACCTCAGAAAGAAGGCGGAACTGAACTAATCAAACGAATGAAAACTTTAGGTTTTATTTTTATTGAGCAGATGGGGTCTGGATATATTTTTAGTAAGGAGAACACTCAGGATAAGATTGTAGTTACATCTCAACAGTGGACCAATAAATACGTTTTATATAAAGCACCTTATGAAGTAAAACTAACAAGTGCAGCGAGGTTACAATGA
- a CDS encoding aminoglycoside phosphotransferase family protein codes for MKYGKIIGEGNTATVYEWEEGTVLKLFDQGYPNKAVEREFQNAKAINGMNFAKPKAYEIICCEGRMGILYDRVEGESLLDWVLKTGDLQGCAELMARLHKTIVQNKVSNVMNYKEFLKSNILIAPSTNLLEQEAVLEILDRLKDGDTLCHGDFHPGNILLSNGHALVIDFMNVCHGDFLYDVARTVFLVEYTPVPEDAGDRETLLRFKKTLADLYLIEMNVTREMIHDYLSVIIVARVGECPNE; via the coding sequence TTGAAATACGGGAAAATAATTGGTGAAGGCAATACGGCAACTGTATATGAATGGGAAGAAGGTACAGTGCTTAAGCTTTTCGATCAGGGCTATCCAAATAAAGCGGTAGAAAGAGAGTTTCAAAACGCGAAGGCAATCAATGGTATGAATTTTGCAAAACCAAAGGCATATGAAATTATTTGTTGCGAAGGGCGAATGGGTATTTTATATGACAGAGTGGAGGGCGAATCCCTGTTGGATTGGGTTTTGAAAACAGGTGACCTCCAGGGATGTGCGGAACTTATGGCAAGGCTGCACAAGACAATCGTTCAGAACAAAGTTAGCAATGTAATGAATTACAAAGAATTTTTAAAATCCAATATATTAATAGCGCCATCGACTAATTTATTGGAACAAGAAGCAGTATTAGAAATCCTGGATAGATTGAAAGATGGAGATACACTTTGTCATGGTGATTTTCATCCGGGTAATATATTACTTTCAAACGGGCATGCATTGGTTATAGACTTCATGAATGTGTGCCATGGAGATTTTTTGTATGATGTTGCAAGAACTGTTTTTTTGGTGGAATATACACCAGTTCCAGAAGATGCAGGTGATAGAGAAACACTTCTGCGATTTAAGAAAACGCTGGCAGACTTATATCTTATCGAAATGAATGTTACCCGAGAAATGATACATGATTATCTATCTGTCATTATTGTGGCTAGAGTAGGTGAATGCCCTAACGAATAG
- a CDS encoding NAD(P)/FAD-dependent oxidoreductase, with product MTHDCAIIGGGPAGLNAALVLGRARKNVVVIDEGRPRNGVARQTHGFLTRDHISPSEFRRIAKEQIRSYPSVYFVEDTAVSITGTDGCFQITTARGQTYRSKKLLFAVGMKDLPVDIKGLADVYGKSAFICPYCDGWELREQPLVLIVKGADALHMAKIISGWSNHFTICTNGPDEMTDAQREELNQHNVPVFDTPIQSVESNDGMVQQVVLEDGTRIPCTGIFFRPKLITGSDQPQVIGCQITEAGTVIVDNFGKTNVPGVFSAGDAASQLHQAITAASLGSLAGVGINNELNEEAWNKPFSH from the coding sequence ATGACTCACGATTGTGCTATTATCGGCGGAGGACCGGCAGGTCTAAATGCTGCTCTTGTACTAGGCAGGGCAAGAAAAAATGTGGTGGTTATTGATGAAGGGCGTCCGCGAAATGGGGTTGCTCGTCAGACCCACGGCTTTCTTACTAGAGATCATATAAGTCCAAGCGAATTTAGGCGAATTGCGAAGGAACAAATTAGATCATATCCATCCGTTTACTTTGTGGAGGATACTGCGGTATCGATCACGGGAACCGATGGTTGTTTTCAAATTACGACTGCACGAGGACAGACCTATCGAAGCAAAAAGCTGCTCTTTGCAGTAGGTATGAAGGACCTCCCAGTGGATATTAAAGGGCTGGCAGATGTATATGGTAAAAGCGCCTTTATCTGCCCGTATTGTGATGGCTGGGAACTTAGAGAGCAACCGCTTGTCTTAATTGTCAAGGGAGCGGATGCACTACACATGGCCAAAATAATATCTGGATGGTCGAATCATTTTACAATCTGTACCAATGGTCCTGATGAAATGACGGACGCACAACGTGAGGAACTAAATCAACATAACGTTCCTGTATTTGACACACCGATCCAGTCTGTCGAATCTAACGACGGCATGGTGCAGCAAGTTGTTCTGGAGGACGGTACAAGAATCCCATGCACTGGGATATTTTTTAGACCGAAGCTTATTACCGGATCAGACCAGCCGCAAGTAATAGGTTGCCAGATCACGGAAGCAGGGACTGTCATCGTTGATAATTTCGGTAAAACGAATGTTCCTGGCGTCTTTAGTGCCGGTGATGCAGCATCGCAACTTCATCAGGCCATTACAGCTGCTTCTTTGGGCTCATTGGCAGGTGTGGGCATTAACAATGAACTGAATGAAGAGGCTTGGAATAAACCTTTTTCTCATTAA
- a CDS encoding copper amine oxidase N-terminal domain-containing protein, with protein MRKRICVVLLFMFAFCLLMNSTFAAEPANENKLVPEDGEYGFFILEIGNPKLIFNGKTEEIDPEFKTAPVLIEGTTLLPIRIIIEKLGGTLKWDEAESIIDIKYKSKRIILQIGNKKAVVDNEEKMLDVEAVILNSITMIPLRFVAESLGCKVYWHGDNKISISTNALKDTFSSDRFSTEDLSIYDAVLKKQIRLGMAKEEIDKLFGIQPEKNIFGKYNYEGLVVYYRDGKAAGLMVSSENNLSTRFSTVRNVNLLTPKMYVQQKYGASVEKDSEDSDQYATYVFWKEDQSLTETLVKLESSSLSKDPVRNRYYISFLFNENKQKTVSYLLIGDFEFAMFSK; from the coding sequence ATGAGAAAACGCATCTGTGTTGTTTTACTGTTTATGTTTGCTTTTTGTTTATTAATGAATAGTACATTTGCCGCTGAGCCCGCAAACGAAAATAAGCTCGTCCCTGAAGATGGTGAGTATGGATTTTTTATTTTGGAAATCGGCAATCCGAAGCTGATTTTCAATGGGAAGACAGAGGAAATTGATCCAGAGTTTAAGACGGCGCCGGTACTAATAGAGGGAACTACCTTACTCCCTATAAGAATCATTATTGAAAAGCTGGGGGGTACCTTGAAGTGGGACGAAGCCGAGAGTATCATTGACATCAAATACAAAAGCAAAAGAATAATTTTGCAAATCGGCAATAAAAAGGCCGTTGTGGATAACGAAGAAAAAATGCTTGATGTAGAAGCGGTTATCTTGAACAGCATTACGATGATTCCGCTGCGGTTTGTGGCAGAGAGCCTCGGCTGTAAGGTATATTGGCACGGGGATAATAAAATATCTATAAGCACAAACGCCTTGAAGGACACGTTTTCCTCTGATCGTTTTAGCACTGAGGATTTATCCATATACGATGCGGTCTTGAAAAAGCAGATTCGTCTTGGCATGGCGAAAGAAGAGATCGATAAGTTGTTTGGAATTCAGCCAGAAAAGAATATATTTGGAAAATATAATTATGAGGGGCTCGTAGTATATTACAGGGATGGCAAAGCGGCAGGGCTAATGGTCAGTTCAGAAAATAACTTATCTACAAGGTTTTCTACGGTCCGAAATGTAAACCTGCTCACCCCCAAGATGTATGTCCAGCAAAAGTATGGGGCGAGTGTTGAAAAGGACAGTGAAGATAGTGATCAGTATGCCACCTATGTCTTTTGGAAAGAGGATCAAAGCCTAACCGAAACATTAGTCAAGCTGGAATCCTCGTCTTTGTCCAAAGATCCAGTGAGGAACAGGTATTACATATCGTTTTTGTTCAATGAAAACAAGCAAAAAACGGTCTCGTACCTACTTATCGGTGACTTTGAGTTTGCGATGTTTTCGAAATAG
- a CDS encoding NAD-dependent epimerase/dehydratase family protein, with protein sequence MPIDPQKDRVMINEQIRKAGVEQGIRSIVIVPSMIYGTALGLPRESVHLPLIIRKSKEMGAGVYIGKGVNRWSNVHIKDLAKLYLLAVEKAPSASYFYAENGEESFGQLAKFVSRALGYGGQTVSWSFDEAVGELGGIRTVCTRYQQPGSCCSCPESTWLEAGGRIDPILDFPEREVSKRLMLEA encoded by the coding sequence GTGCCGATAGATCCGCAAAAAGATCGCGTCATGATTAACGAACAGATACGAAAAGCAGGTGTGGAACAGGGCATACGGAGTATCGTGATCGTACCAAGTATGATCTATGGAACTGCGCTTGGCCTTCCAAGGGAAAGTGTTCACCTGCCGCTTATCATCCGAAAATCCAAGGAAATGGGCGCGGGCGTCTATATCGGTAAGGGTGTAAACCGCTGGTCCAATGTTCATATTAAAGATCTAGCGAAGTTGTACCTGCTTGCTGTAGAGAAGGCTCCGTCCGCATCCTACTTCTATGCGGAAAATGGGGAAGAATCTTTCGGTCAACTGGCCAAATTCGTAAGTAGAGCCCTGGGATATGGAGGGCAAACGGTCAGTTGGTCATTTGACGAAGCCGTCGGGGAATTGGGGGGGATTCGCACAGTTTGCACTCGCTACCAACAGCCGGGTTCGTGCTGTTCATGCCCGGAATCTACTTGGCTGGAAGCCGGTGGGAGAATCGATCCAATCTTGGATTTCCCAGAGCGTGAAGTAAGCAAGCGATTGATGTTAGAAGCTTGA
- a CDS encoding YdeI family protein gives MVIDKIVQVHTRQEWRKWLSDYHITEDYCWLTTNHHSVSYLDFVEEALCFGWIDSTRKKMADTQTAQRFSPRKKKSNWSELNKERVRRLDKLGIMTESGNKVLPDMNTESFIIHEDILAQMRQDEALFHNFQALPELYVRVKIDNIQSVRHDATLYHNRLTKFIEHTRVNKMYGQWNDNGRLLGY, from the coding sequence ATGGTAATAGATAAAATAGTACAAGTTCACACTCGACAAGAATGGCGAAAGTGGCTAAGTGACTATCACATTACAGAAGATTATTGTTGGTTAACTACAAATCATCATTCCGTAAGTTACTTAGACTTTGTTGAAGAAGCCTTGTGTTTTGGCTGGATTGATAGCACACGTAAAAAAATGGCTGACACTCAAACGGCGCAACGATTTTCACCCAGGAAAAAAAAGAGCAACTGGTCAGAGCTCAATAAAGAACGTGTCCGACGGTTAGATAAACTAGGCATCATGACAGAATCTGGAAATAAAGTATTGCCCGATATGAACACCGAATCTTTTATAATTCATGAAGATATCTTAGCGCAAATGCGTCAGGACGAAGCGCTCTTTCACAATTTTCAAGCCTTGCCAGAACTATATGTTAGAGTCAAAATTGACAATATCCAGTCAGTGCGGCACGATGCAACGTTGTATCATAATCGATTGACAAAGTTTATTGAACATACTCGTGTAAATAAAATGTATGGACAGTGGAATGATAATGGTCGTCTATTAGGGTATTAA
- a CDS encoding sugar phosphate isomerase/epimerase: MKIAAQLYTLRSFLKTPKDISESLKKVKQMGYQAVQASGVGPIDIQEFKALADQEGLTICATHIGYNELLNDMDTVIEKHKAWNCKYVGLGGLPPEFRENSQGYATFAKQASEFGRQLKSAGLKFIYHNHDFEFAKYDGKTGMEILFEESDPDSVDFELDVYWVQAGGADPIEWIRKMEGRMKVVHFKDMIVTPDRKQRFSEVGEGNMNFKGIIQACEEIGVEWAAVEQDDCYDRNPFESLKISFANLAKLGLKG, translated from the coding sequence ATGAAAATCGCCGCGCAATTGTATACGCTTCGCAGCTTTCTGAAAACCCCAAAGGACATCAGCGAAAGCTTGAAAAAAGTAAAGCAAATGGGGTACCAGGCCGTACAAGCTTCCGGTGTCGGACCGATCGACATTCAAGAATTTAAAGCGCTTGCTGATCAGGAAGGCTTGACGATCTGCGCGACGCACATCGGGTACAACGAGCTGTTGAACGATATGGATACTGTCATCGAGAAGCATAAAGCATGGAATTGCAAATATGTCGGTTTAGGCGGCCTCCCGCCGGAATTTCGCGAAAACAGCCAAGGCTACGCCACTTTCGCAAAGCAAGCCTCGGAATTTGGGAGACAGCTGAAAAGTGCTGGGTTAAAGTTCATCTATCATAACCACGACTTTGAGTTCGCGAAATATGACGGAAAAACAGGCATGGAGATTTTATTTGAGGAGTCGGACCCAGATAGCGTGGATTTCGAGCTGGACGTTTATTGGGTGCAAGCTGGTGGGGCCGATCCCATCGAGTGGATTCGTAAGATGGAAGGAAGAATGAAGGTTGTTCATTTCAAGGACATGATTGTGACACCGGATCGGAAACAGCGTTTTTCGGAAGTCGGCGAAGGTAATATGAATTTCAAAGGGATTATTCAAGCATGCGAGGAGATCGGCGTGGAGTGGGCTGCGGTAGAGCAGGACGACTGTTATGACCGCAATCCTTTCGAAAGTTTGAAGATCAGCTTTGCCAATCTTGCAAAATTAGGGTTAAAAGGTTGA
- a CDS encoding DUF817 domain-containing protein: MKPIIQLLHFGYHQTMSCIFPVAIFGTLALSNVIAVPFIYRYDAILLILLGVQYFMYRSGLETRDEIKVICVFHFIGLLLELYKVWMGSWSYPEPGYTKLLGVPLYSGFMYASVASFMCQVWRRLRMDMTGWPGLRSSVLLGGAIYFNFFTHHFIPDFRWWLTALVFIVFWKTQIIYRVRTITYRMPLTLAFLIVGFFIWLAENIATFFDAWKYPDQHQTWQLVSFSKISSWFLLVIISVIIVAQLKHVKANRTRNDLFSC; the protein is encoded by the coding sequence TTGAAACCAATCATTCAACTCCTGCATTTTGGCTATCATCAGACGATGAGCTGCATATTTCCTGTTGCGATCTTTGGAACTTTAGCTCTTTCTAACGTAATAGCGGTACCATTCATTTATCGTTATGATGCCATTCTACTTATACTGCTTGGAGTGCAATACTTCATGTACCGCAGCGGATTAGAGACACGTGATGAAATCAAAGTAATCTGTGTTTTTCACTTTATTGGATTGTTGCTGGAGTTATATAAGGTATGGATGGGATCATGGTCATACCCTGAGCCTGGGTATACGAAGTTGCTCGGTGTCCCGCTCTATAGCGGATTTATGTATGCAAGTGTAGCAAGCTTTATGTGTCAGGTGTGGCGGAGACTGCGGATGGACATGACCGGCTGGCCTGGGCTTAGGTCCTCGGTGCTGTTAGGAGGAGCCATCTATTTCAACTTTTTCACACATCATTTTATTCCCGATTTTCGTTGGTGGTTGACGGCACTTGTGTTTATTGTCTTCTGGAAAACACAGATCATATATCGGGTTCGGACTATAACTTATCGAATGCCCTTAACTCTCGCTTTTCTCATTGTAGGTTTTTTCATTTGGTTAGCAGAAAATATAGCCACATTTTTTGACGCTTGGAAATACCCTGATCAGCACCAAACCTGGCAACTGGTTAGTTTCAGCAAGATCAGCTCATGGTTCCTTCTCGTAATCATTAGTGTCATCATCGTTGCTCAACTTAAACATGTTAAAGCTAATCGAACAAGGAACGATTTATTTTCCTGCTAG
- a CDS encoding extracellular solute-binding protein — MPNLGKIDENNLKNLDGKGVPYRASAVVLAYNSEKVKNPPKTTDELYEWISKNPGRFAYNDPATGGSGDSFVQTVIYNFLPPEANTSQDPKWTKQWDKGFKLLKELHPRMYQKGVYPKKNQGTLELMANGEVDMIPAWSDQGLEQISKKLLPETTKLTQISPSFTGGPTYLMAPKLSERLDSVAKFLDFVLTPEAQTVITQKMYGYPGIKWSEMPSKLRDEFKDVTAGYRTFNLGDLGKEIQKCWQQEVAGQ, encoded by the coding sequence ATTCCCAACTTAGGTAAAATTGATGAAAATAATTTGAAGAACTTGGACGGGAAGGGCGTTCCTTACCGTGCCTCAGCCGTCGTATTAGCCTACAACAGCGAGAAAGTAAAGAATCCTCCCAAAACGACTGATGAGCTCTATGAGTGGATTAGCAAAAATCCAGGCCGCTTTGCCTATAATGATCCAGCAACCGGCGGGTCTGGGGATTCTTTTGTACAAACGGTCATTTATAATTTCCTTCCACCGGAAGCGAACACGAGTCAAGATCCAAAATGGACGAAGCAATGGGATAAAGGCTTTAAGCTGCTGAAGGAGCTTCATCCGAGGATGTATCAAAAAGGCGTATATCCGAAGAAAAACCAAGGCACTTTGGAATTAATGGCAAACGGCGAGGTAGATATGATCCCGGCATGGTCCGATCAAGGGCTTGAGCAAATCAGCAAAAAGCTGCTTCCAGAAACGACGAAGTTGACACAAATTAGCCCGTCTTTCACCGGAGGACCGACGTATCTCATGGCTCCTAAGCTATCCGAGCGCTTAGATTCAGTCGCTAAGTTCCTAGACTTTGTACTAACACCTGAAGCACAAACCGTTATTACTCAGAAAATGTACGGGTACCCAGGAATCAAATGGTCGGAAATGCCTTCGAAACTGAGAGATGAGTTTAAGGATGTGACAGCAGGCTATCGAACTTTCAACCTAGGTGATCTGGGTAAAGAAATTCAAAAATGCTGGCAGCAAGAAGTTGCAGGCCAATGA
- a CDS encoding LacI family DNA-binding transcriptional regulator, which yields MKPTIYDVAQTAGMSIATVSKVINETGRISDKTRKHVFSVMEQLNYQPSMVASALTGKSTYTIGFTLPDLANPFFAEIARSVEDLGHEYGFSVFICSTDNDPDKEVKYLSLLTQKRVDGITSATRIQNDQFLKKLIQQNIPMALITGEMPTLAVDTVMVDDYLGGNPAGIIWWS from the coding sequence ATGAAACCGACCATTTACGATGTGGCCCAAACCGCCGGGATGTCCATCGCAACCGTATCTAAAGTGATTAACGAGACAGGCAGAATTAGCGATAAGACGAGAAAGCACGTATTCAGTGTAATGGAGCAGCTGAATTACCAACCGAGCATGGTAGCTTCCGCTTTGACGGGAAAAAGCACCTACACGATTGGATTCACACTACCGGATTTAGCAAACCCATTTTTTGCTGAAATCGCCCGGTCTGTCGAGGATCTGGGACATGAATACGGTTTTAGTGTATTTATTTGCAGCACAGATAATGACCCAGACAAAGAAGTGAAATATTTATCTCTGCTCACGCAAAAGAGGGTAGACGGCATTACCTCCGCAACTCGGATTCAAAATGATCAATTCTTAAAAAAGCTGATTCAGCAAAATATCCCTATGGCTTTAATTACAGGTGAAATGCCAACGCTGGCTGTGGATACCGTGATGGTCGATGACTACCTCGGAGGTAACCCGGCGGGAATCATTTGGTGGAGCTAG